The following are encoded together in the Blautia obeum ATCC 29174 genome:
- a CDS encoding CpaF family protein, translating into MLTEEITLRLVKEIKRFLLEDALALSRSSDEQLMVRIKEIIDHKLVHYEITPQEREKIARRVFSSLRGLGILDELLDDDSITEIMINGPENIFVEKDGQIYRYRRQFESEQHLLDIIQRIVGEAGKEVNQANPIVDTRIQKDGSRVNVVLPPISLAGPVVTIRKFSKKPMTVEKLLEYGSITPEVADFLQKLVRAKYNIFISGGTGSGKTTFLNALSNFIPEDERIITIEDSAELQIRNISNLVSLETRNANTSGRGEITIRDLIRSALRMRPERIIVGEVRGAEALDMLQAMNTGHDGSLSTGHANSTRDMLSRLETMVLQGNAGLPLPAIRQQISSALDIVIHLSRLRDKSRRTMEITEILGCSGGEYQLNPLFVFQETQGSTLHKVQGRLMRTGNSLKNDYKLRLQGMSSQI; encoded by the coding sequence ATGCTTACAGAGGAGATAACACTCAGACTTGTAAAAGAAATAAAACGTTTTCTTCTGGAAGATGCACTTGCCCTGAGCAGATCCAGTGATGAGCAGCTCATGGTCAGAATCAAGGAAATCATAGACCATAAGCTCGTTCATTACGAGATCACCCCGCAGGAACGGGAAAAGATTGCCAGAAGAGTGTTCAGTTCCCTGCGAGGACTTGGGATTCTGGATGAGCTTCTGGATGATGACAGCATTACAGAGATCATGATCAATGGACCCGAAAATATCTTTGTTGAGAAGGATGGACAGATTTATCGGTATCGTCGGCAATTTGAAAGTGAACAGCATCTGCTGGACATTATCCAGCGAATCGTAGGAGAAGCCGGCAAAGAAGTCAACCAGGCAAATCCTATTGTGGATACGAGAATTCAGAAGGACGGATCGCGTGTAAATGTGGTTCTTCCACCAATCTCGCTGGCTGGTCCGGTCGTGACAATCCGTAAATTTTCCAAAAAACCGATGACGGTGGAAAAACTTCTGGAATATGGTTCGATCACACCGGAGGTAGCAGATTTCCTGCAGAAACTGGTAAGAGCAAAATACAATATTTTTATCAGTGGGGGAACCGGATCCGGAAAGACAACATTTCTGAATGCACTTTCCAATTTTATACCAGAGGATGAACGAATCATAACGATTGAGGATTCTGCGGAACTGCAGATTCGTAATATATCCAACCTGGTCAGTCTGGAAACAAGAAATGCAAACACATCGGGCAGAGGAGAGATCACAATTCGTGATCTGATTCGCTCCGCTCTTCGAATGCGTCCTGAGAGGATCATTGTGGGAGAAGTGCGAGGAGCAGAAGCACTGGATATGCTTCAGGCAATGAACACAGGACATGACGGATCTCTGTCTACCGGTCATGCAAACTCTACAAGAGATATGCTAAGCAGACTGGAAACGATGGTACTGCAGGGAAATGCAGGCCTTCCGCTTCCGGCGATACGGCAACAGATTTCCTCCGCACTGGACATTGTAATCCACTTGTCGAGACTCAGGGACAAGTCCCGAAGAACGATGGAGATTACCGAAATTCTGGGATGCAGCGGAGGCGAATACCAGTTGAATCCGCTATTTGTTTTTCAGGAAACACAGGGCAGTACGCTTCATAAGGTTCAAGGGAGACTGATGCGGACCGGAAATTCATTAAAAAATGATTATAAGCTGAGACTGCAGGGAATGAGCAGTCAGATTTAG
- a CDS encoding type II secretion system F family protein codes for MKKEKSRRNKREKKSKRKQKYIPQKALFGNGEDYYIYRMSFVEKLTGGALGFLVGAFVCMTFFRNFLLSGIVGILLILPGIGKYREFLKARRQKGLLIQFRDMLESLTASYSTGKNTQGAFEDAYGDLADIYGKKADIVHEIEMIVNGIYNGQNIEALLKNFAERSHLDDVESFATIFEVSSRYGGNLKKAVGDTYRIINEKIEMEMEIRTLLTANKNELNIMMLMPLIIMVTLSGMGSMSIVQNTPLNVLTKVIALALFGTAYYIGRKIIDIKI; via the coding sequence ATGAAGAAAGAGAAAAGTCGCAGAAACAAGCGAGAAAAAAAGAGTAAAAGAAAACAGAAATATATTCCACAGAAAGCATTATTTGGAAATGGTGAAGATTACTATATTTACCGGATGAGTTTTGTGGAAAAGCTGACAGGCGGGGCGCTTGGTTTTCTGGTCGGAGCATTTGTGTGCATGACATTTTTCCGAAACTTCCTTTTGTCCGGGATAGTGGGAATACTTCTGATATTACCGGGTATCGGCAAATATCGGGAATTTCTGAAAGCCAGAAGACAGAAAGGACTTCTGATCCAGTTCCGTGACATGCTGGAGTCTCTGACTGCATCATATTCTACCGGAAAAAATACGCAGGGAGCTTTTGAAGATGCATATGGAGACCTGGCAGATATTTATGGAAAAAAAGCAGACATTGTGCACGAGATTGAAATGATTGTGAATGGTATCTACAATGGTCAGAATATAGAAGCGTTGCTGAAAAATTTTGCAGAGAGAAGCCATCTGGATGATGTAGAAAGCTTTGCAACGATTTTTGAAGTGTCCAGCCGTTATGGTGGAAATCTCAAAAAAGCAGTGGGAGATACCTATCGGATCATCAATGAAAAGATCGAGATGGAAATGGAGATAAGGACACTTCTGACTGCAAACAAGAATGAGCTGAACATCATGATGCTGATGCCGTTGATCATCATGGTTACACTCAGCGGGATGGGAAGTATGTCCATTGTACAGAATACACCGCTCAATGTCCTGACCAAAGTTATTGCACTGGCACTGTTTGGAACAGCATATTACATTGGCAGAAAAATTATAGATATCAAGATATAG
- a CDS encoding type II secretion system F family protein, whose protein sequence is MNDYFQLILMIICTPFALVWICLAITKGKKYATYTKSTFAREFQMSKLFCVGFALMPILHMGTKTRRAKLKIKEIAEIKGKKYAEYYYYILQGAKITYAYTVFLVFMLLSVLAGSVEAALLGVIFSVLVVMYIDLSLQDKLTARRQEILMDLPQVLSKLTLLVNSGMVLRDAWKRTAITGERALYKEMQNTSLEIDNGIMEADAYRNFADRCSVKEVRKFTSLILQNLQKGNEELALFLGDMSTEMWEMKKNEVKQKGEKANSRLLLPVFLIFIGILILILVPVMSGLG, encoded by the coding sequence ATGAATGATTATTTTCAGTTGATTCTTATGATAATATGTACGCCTTTTGCATTGGTATGGATTTGTCTGGCAATAACAAAGGGAAAGAAATATGCTACGTACACAAAGAGTACATTTGCCAGAGAATTTCAGATGAGCAAATTGTTCTGTGTCGGATTTGCACTGATGCCGATTCTGCATATGGGAACAAAGACCAGACGTGCAAAGCTGAAAATCAAAGAGATTGCAGAGATCAAGGGCAAGAAGTATGCGGAATATTACTATTATATTTTGCAGGGCGCCAAGATCACATATGCATATACTGTGTTCCTTGTATTTATGCTTCTTTCGGTCCTGGCGGGAAGTGTGGAGGCGGCACTTCTGGGAGTTATCTTCAGCGTGCTGGTAGTCATGTATATAGACCTATCTTTGCAGGACAAGCTGACAGCCAGAAGGCAGGAGATCCTGATGGATCTTCCACAGGTGTTGTCCAAGCTTACGCTTCTGGTCAATTCGGGAATGGTTCTCCGCGATGCATGGAAAAGAACAGCGATTACAGGAGAGCGTGCATTATATAAAGAAATGCAGAACACCAGTCTGGAGATTGACAATGGAATCATGGAAGCAGATGCATATCGCAATTTCGCAGATCGTTGCAGTGTAAAGGAAGTGCGCAAATTTACGTCGCTGATCTTACAGAACCTGCAGAAAGGTAATGAAGAGTTGGCACTGTTTCTGGGAGACATGTCGACAGAGATGTGGGAAATGAAGAAAAATGAGGTGAAGCAGAAAGGCGAAAAAGCCAATTCAAGACTTCTGCTTCCGGTATTTCTGATCTTTATCGGAATTCTGATACTGATCCTGGTTCCGGTAATGAGCGGATTAGGATAA
- a CDS encoding Flp1 family type IVb pilin, which translates to MLEMLNKMWIGATCRLHNFVEDFKHEEKGAAEIVAIILVIVVVIAVVVVFRERIMDLVSNTFDDADKVKDTSFLEIGNLKTLL; encoded by the coding sequence ATGTTAGAAATGTTGAATAAAATGTGGATTGGAGCAACTTGTAGATTACATAATTTTGTGGAAGATTTCAAGCACGAAGAAAAAGGTGCGGCAGAGATCGTTGCGATCATTCTGGTGATCGTAGTGGTCATTGCGGTCGTAGTTGTTTTCAGAGAAAGAATCATGGATCTTGTAAGTAATACGTTTGATGATGCTGATAAAGTGAAAGATACATCATTCCTTGAAATCGGAAATCTCAAAACACTTCTGTGA